A genome region from Arachis duranensis cultivar V14167 chromosome 6, aradu.V14167.gnm2.J7QH, whole genome shotgun sequence includes the following:
- the LOC107495321 gene encoding uncharacterized protein LOC107495321 codes for MAFNSSLRLPSSSQYYSHFCSVRFKYSKLHNVHSQIDLVTTKKRKCCIKSILNDNRPSINDYGAAKSARLLLEKLFEQAQKLEHQMATGATGESYDGEDAQLAYNLSMLESDLQAALRELIRKEEHLMEVERTVILESTELKHTKEELEQQEREIAAARTKYEKLEEEMKEAKTNLVSQAGQMEVLKLLLRERDQEVATMKRALSLKEAEVEQMKIDVVKKSEEAALIDAELKQKAQLLIETNEVMNKQKIELQELQKAVHVKEQELEVSLTQRKFEEEKLKSAEATLEQQAMEWLLAQEELKRLGEDASRHVQESNETLEDFRRKGKCHVIHGKFERCSSRSGR; via the exons ATGGCTTTCAACTCTTCGCTTCGTCTTCCTTCCTCTTCTCAATATTACTCACAC TTTTGCTCTGTTAGGTTCAAATACAGCAAGCTTCACAATGTTCATAGCCAAATAGATTTGGTGACaaccaaaaagagaaaatgttGTATTAAGTCAATACTGAATGATAATAGGCCAAGCATCAACGACTATGGAGCTGCTAAATCTGCAAGGCTGCTCCTTGAAAAGCTGTTTGAGCAAGCACAGAAGCTGGAACATCAGATGGCAACTGGGGCCACAGGCGAGTCTTATGATGGTGAAGATGCTCAGCTAGCTTACAATCTTAGCATGCTTGAGTCGGATCTTCAGGCTGCACTCAGGGAATTGATAAGGAAGGAAGAGCATCTGATGGAGGTAGAGAGGACGGTTATTTTGGAGAGCACTGAGTTGAAGCACACAAAGGAAGAGTTGGAGCAACAGGAGAGGGAAATTGCGGCTGCTCGCACCAAGTATGAGAAGCTGGAAGAGGAGATGAAGGAAGCTAAGACTAACTTGGTTTCTCAAGCAGGTCAGATGGAGGTACTGAAGCTCCTTCTCAGGGAGCGTGATCAAGAGGTTGCTACCATGAAGAGGGCACTGTCCTTGAAGGAGGCAGAAGTGGAGCAAATGAAGATTGACGTGGtgaagaagagtgaagaagcaGCACTTATTGATGCTGAGCTTAAACAGAAAGCTCAACTTTTGATTGAAACAAATGAGGTTatgaacaaacaaaaaattgagcTTCAAGAACTCCAGAAGGCTGTCCATGTAAAAGAACAGGAACTTGAGGTTTCGCTGACTCAGAGGAAGTTCGAAGAAGAAAAACTGAAGTCTGCCGAGGCTACCTTGGAGCAGCAGGCAATGGAATGGTTGTTGGCACAGGAGGAACTTAAGCGGTTGGGAGAGGATGCTTCTAGACACGTGCAGGAGAGTAATGAGACTCTGGAAGATTTCAGAAGGAAGGGAAAATGTCATGTCATACATGGCAAGTTTGAACGATGCTCAAGTAGAAGTGGAAGGTGA